In Bacteroidota bacterium, a single genomic region encodes these proteins:
- a CDS encoding alpha/beta fold hydrolase: MNLFYRKLGQGKPLFILHGLFGSSDNWQTLGKRFAENYEVYLIDLRNHGQSFHSNEWNYAAMSNDILNLMDAEKLHQINIIGHSMGGKAAMHLAINHSERIEKLIVVDISPKYYPVHHQKILEALFELDLTNIHARKEAESKLSEKIKNQGELQFLLKNLYWKDVQNSLLAWRFNLEVIKRDIEIVGEEQDASAAPVPIPTLFIKGEKSNYIQQDELSLIIRSFPNSAVQSISGAGHWVQAEQPELFYQACIEFLN; this comes from the coding sequence GTGAACTTATTTTATAGAAAATTAGGTCAAGGAAAACCGCTTTTTATTTTACATGGATTATTTGGTTCCAGCGACAATTGGCAAACCCTTGGAAAAAGATTTGCTGAGAATTATGAGGTATATTTAATCGACTTGCGCAACCATGGCCAATCCTTTCACTCCAATGAATGGAATTATGCAGCTATGAGTAATGATATATTAAATTTGATGGATGCAGAGAAACTACATCAAATTAATATTATTGGCCATTCAATGGGAGGGAAGGCAGCCATGCATTTGGCTATCAATCATTCCGAAAGAATTGAAAAATTAATAGTGGTTGATATTTCACCTAAGTATTATCCGGTGCACCATCAAAAAATATTAGAGGCACTTTTTGAACTCGATTTAACAAATATACACGCTAGAAAGGAGGCGGAGAGCAAGCTTTCTGAAAAAATTAAAAATCAAGGTGAATTACAATTTTTACTTAAGAATTTGTATTGGAAAGATGTGCAAAACAGTTTACTAGCCTGGCGTTTTAATTTGGAGGTGATTAAAAGGGATATTGAAATTGTAGGCGAGGAACAAGATGCCTCAGCAGCTCCTGTGCCGATTCCAACACTTTTTATTAAGGGTGAAAAATCAAATTACATTCAGCAAGATGAGTTGTCTTTGATAATACGTTCATTCCCTAACAGTGCGGTGCAATCCATTTCGGGAGCGGGTCACTGGGTTCAAGCGGAACAGCCTGAATTGTTTTATCAAGCCTGCATCGAGTTTTTAAATTAA
- a CDS encoding SPOR domain-containing protein: protein MKYFAILLFILLQINSLFAQHDSVGKVEISQSNEIDKLLLKHLQINSENESIDGFRIQIHFGGEREKAKTIKTKFLQQFPDVAAYEVYQQPNFKVRVGDFRTRLEAQKFMTEINTYFPSAFIVADEIHLPKLE from the coding sequence ATGAAGTATTTTGCAATTTTACTATTTATTCTACTGCAAATAAACAGCTTATTTGCTCAGCACGATAGTGTTGGCAAGGTGGAAATTAGCCAATCAAATGAAATAGACAAGTTGCTCTTAAAACACTTACAGATAAATTCTGAAAACGAGAGCATTGACGGCTTTAGAATTCAAATTCATTTTGGGGGTGAGCGTGAGAAAGCAAAAACCATAAAAACAAAATTTTTGCAGCAATTCCCGGATGTTGCGGCGTATGAGGTGTATCAACAACCCAATTTTAAAGTACGTGTTGGGGATTTCAGAACCCGATTGGAAGCACAAAAATTTATGACCGAAATTAATACGTACTTCCCAAGTGCGTTTATTGTAGCCGACGAAATTCACCTGCCTAAGCTCGAATAA
- the hemA gene encoding glutamyl-tRNA reductase produces MNAFKIIAFTHKTADLKNIGDLHIDDVLQQERLSNLKHNSNLQELLFLSTCNRVEFLFSTSEAITEEFTISFIQAAYPHFSITEVSQLAAGCLKFEGKEAMRHLLQVASSIDSLVVGEREIITQVRNAYDKSLGMNLTGDLLRLVIKRAIETAKQVYTETQIAHKPVSIVSLAYRKLKDLNVRLDARFVIIGAGQTNQLMAKFLKKHGFTNFVVFNRTLANGEKLAMDLNGKAYSLTELTHYSGGFDVILTCTASAEHIIDSAIYTTLARGEKGKKIIIDLSIPTDIEPSVISDNKPYYIDITALQAMASENLKSDTRN; encoded by the coding sequence ATGAATGCTTTTAAAATTATCGCATTTACCCACAAAACAGCCGATTTAAAAAATATTGGCGATTTGCATATTGATGATGTTTTGCAGCAGGAGCGATTATCGAATTTAAAACACAATTCCAATTTACAAGAGCTATTATTTCTTTCTACCTGCAACCGCGTTGAGTTTTTATTCTCAACGTCAGAAGCCATTACCGAAGAATTTACCATCTCTTTTATTCAGGCTGCCTACCCTCATTTTTCCATCACAGAAGTTAGCCAACTAGCTGCTGGCTGCTTAAAATTTGAAGGAAAAGAAGCCATGCGACATTTGTTACAAGTTGCTTCGTCGATAGATTCGTTGGTTGTTGGAGAACGCGAAATAATTACTCAGGTGCGCAATGCGTATGATAAATCACTAGGTATGAACCTTACAGGTGATTTGTTGCGCTTGGTGATAAAACGTGCCATAGAAACAGCCAAACAAGTTTATACCGAAACTCAAATTGCACACAAACCTGTATCAATTGTATCCTTGGCATACCGAAAATTAAAAGATTTAAATGTGAGGCTGGATGCTCGATTTGTAATTATTGGGGCCGGTCAAACCAATCAATTAATGGCAAAGTTTTTGAAAAAACATGGCTTTACCAACTTTGTGGTTTTTAACAGAACCCTTGCTAATGGTGAGAAATTGGCAATGGATTTGAATGGAAAAGCGTATTCGCTGACTGAACTTACGCATTACAGCGGTGGTTTTGATGTGATTTTAACCTGTACTGCCAGTGCTGAACATATTATTGATTCAGCCATCTACACTACATTAGCAAGAGGTGAAAAAGGTAAAAAAATTATCATCGACCTATCTATTCCAACCGATATTGAACCATCCGTTATAAGTGATAACAAACCTTATTATATTGATATAACAGCGCTACAAGCAATGGCTTCCGAAAACCTAAAGAGCGACACAAGGAATTAG
- the hemC gene encoding hydroxymethylbilane synthase → MKKITIGSRGSDLALWQAHFVQAELKKSGLDASIKIIKTQGDKIQDLSFDKLEGKGFFTKEIEEALLAKEIDIAVHSHKDLPTTLPKGLIIAAVSEREDPSELLLIRKEAVDEKQKYTLKKNAILGTSSARRKAQFLAFRPDISIKDLRGNVPTRLQKLRAAEYDAIMLAAAGVERLNLDVSEFVVQKLNPNEFIPAPAQGVLALQIRESDDELNAILQNLNANKVQERIAIERKILNLFDGGCQLPLGVYCETDKDANDELFFKVWTSLSTGWDKAPKSLYHESKTSEGLALKIVEKLKSIVPASVFITRDKRSSDYFDKALTDNGYSVFSKALIDIRFIPIKQVPQTDWIFFSSKNAVKNFFMQKPNLAAVKIGCVGKSTADELRKFGKRADFIGYSTDTKLTGKQFASTVGKKTVLFPQAKESMRSIQQAFTNSGQTTDLSVYETLKKNEELVPDFEIGVFTSPSNVAAFFEKNRLRSDQKIIAMGESTAAALKKNGVRKPVLTTSFDDLGLVRAVFGL, encoded by the coding sequence ATGAAAAAAATAACAATTGGCTCCAGGGGCAGTGATTTAGCGTTATGGCAGGCTCATTTTGTTCAAGCCGAACTTAAAAAAAGCGGGCTTGATGCATCCATAAAAATCATTAAAACACAGGGCGATAAAATTCAAGACCTTAGTTTTGACAAACTAGAAGGCAAAGGCTTTTTTACCAAAGAAATTGAAGAAGCTTTACTTGCAAAAGAAATAGATATCGCCGTTCATTCCCACAAAGATTTACCCACCACATTACCCAAAGGGCTTATTATTGCTGCTGTTTCGGAGCGTGAAGACCCCTCCGAGTTACTGCTTATTCGCAAAGAGGCTGTGGATGAAAAACAAAAGTATACCTTAAAAAAGAATGCCATTCTAGGGACTTCCTCAGCCCGGCGAAAAGCACAGTTTCTGGCCTTTCGCCCTGATATCAGCATAAAAGACTTGAGAGGAAATGTTCCTACCCGCTTACAAAAATTAAGGGCTGCAGAGTATGATGCAATAATGCTTGCCGCTGCTGGTGTGGAACGATTGAATTTAGATGTTTCGGAATTTGTGGTGCAAAAATTAAATCCCAACGAATTTATTCCTGCCCCGGCACAAGGAGTTTTAGCACTACAAATCCGCGAAAGCGACGATGAACTGAATGCTATTTTGCAAAACCTAAATGCTAATAAAGTACAGGAAAGAATCGCAATTGAGCGAAAAATATTGAATTTGTTTGATGGCGGTTGCCAGCTTCCACTGGGGGTATACTGCGAAACCGATAAAGATGCGAATGACGAGCTTTTTTTTAAAGTGTGGACTTCGTTGTCGACCGGCTGGGACAAAGCACCCAAATCCCTCTACCATGAGTCAAAAACCAGTGAAGGCCTTGCTCTAAAGATTGTAGAAAAATTAAAATCCATTGTACCAGCATCTGTTTTTATAACACGCGACAAACGGTCATCTGATTATTTTGACAAAGCTTTAACGGATAATGGATACAGTGTATTTTCAAAAGCACTTATTGATATTCGATTTATTCCAATAAAACAGGTACCACAAACCGACTGGATATTTTTTTCAAGCAAAAATGCGGTGAAGAATTTTTTCATGCAAAAGCCCAATTTAGCTGCTGTTAAAATTGGATGTGTAGGAAAATCAACAGCCGATGAGTTGCGTAAGTTTGGTAAAAGAGCTGATTTTATTGGTTATTCAACAGATACCAAATTAACGGGCAAACAATTTGCATCCACTGTTGGAAAAAAAACTGTGCTCTTTCCTCAAGCAAAAGAAAGTATGCGCAGCATTCAACAAGCTTTTACCAACTCAGGCCAAACTACTGACCTTTCAGTATATGAAACGCTTAAAAAGAACGAAGAGCTTGTTCCTGACTTTGAAATTGGCGTATTTACCAGCCCTTCGAATGTAGCAGCTTTCTTTGAAAAAAACCGACTCCGTTCTGATCAAAAAATAATTGCAATGGGAGAAAGTACAGCTGCGGCATTGAAAAAAAACGGGGTACGAAAGCCCGTGCTCACCACGTCATTTGATGACTTAGGGTTGGTAAGGGCCGTATTTGGTTTATAA
- the hemB gene encoding porphobilinogen synthase → MIQRPRRLRKTAVVRELIAETKLSKSMFVYPFFVVHGNGIKHPIAAMPGVDHFSIDELLKEIELLTKLGVNKVLLFGVGEEKTTDGSSSHSHSSIIPQAVRAIKAKFGDSVYVITDVCVCAYTTHGHCGILENNYVHNDLSVDVLCKMALSHAQAGADMVAPSDMMDGRIGAMRSVLDENSLENTAIMSYSIKYASAYYGPFREAADSSPQSGDRKSYQMDYRNPNESLKEAILDEDEGADILMVKPALAYLDVIQRLRQNTLLPVACYNVSGEYSMVKAAAQAGWIDEQKIVMENMYAFARAGADIIITYHAKDIVVNGWL, encoded by the coding sequence ATGATACAAAGACCTAGAAGACTTCGAAAAACAGCTGTTGTAAGAGAATTGATTGCTGAAACAAAGTTATCAAAAAGCATGTTTGTTTATCCCTTTTTTGTGGTGCATGGAAATGGTATAAAACACCCCATTGCTGCCATGCCGGGGGTAGACCATTTCTCAATTGATGAGTTATTAAAAGAGATAGAATTGCTAACGAAATTGGGAGTGAATAAGGTTTTGCTTTTTGGTGTGGGCGAGGAAAAAACAACAGATGGCAGCTCCTCACACAGCCACTCCTCCATAATTCCCCAGGCAGTAAGAGCCATTAAAGCAAAATTTGGCGATAGTGTTTATGTGATTACCGATGTTTGTGTATGTGCCTATACCACCCATGGTCACTGTGGAATACTTGAAAACAACTATGTGCATAACGATTTATCAGTAGACGTTTTATGTAAGATGGCATTGAGCCATGCACAGGCCGGAGCCGATATGGTTGCTCCTTCTGATATGATGGATGGTAGAATTGGTGCAATGCGCAGCGTTCTGGATGAAAATAGTTTGGAGAATACAGCCATCATGTCTTACTCCATAAAATACGCATCGGCATATTACGGACCATTCCGCGAAGCAGCTGACTCTTCGCCTCAAAGTGGTGATCGCAAATCCTACCAGATGGATTATCGTAATCCAAATGAATCGCTAAAAGAGGCTATTTTAGATGAGGACGAAGGTGCCGATATTTTGATGGTAAAACCGGCTTTGGCTTACTTGGATGTGATTCAACGATTGCGTCAAAATACCTTACTGCCGGTGGCTTGCTACAATGTTTCGGGTGAATACAGTATGGTAAAAGCTGCGGCTCAAGCCGGATGGATTGATGAGCAAAAGATTGTAATGGAAAACATGTACGCGTTTGCGCGAGCAGGTGCTGATATTATCATTACCTATCACGCCAAAGATATTGTGGTAAACGGCTGGTTGTAA
- the rpoN gene encoding RNA polymerase factor sigma-54: MLKLSLQQKLLQKLSPQQIQLMKLLQIPTIGLEQRIKEELEINPALEEGPDESTDNADADEEFETNEEKDAENSREDFSLDEYIDDDEIPAYKLAVKNSGEDDDRKDIPYSGGNSFQENLLSQLGLRVLDDKDFLIAENLIGNLDEDGYLRRELSSIVDDLAFSQNIMTNEAELTEVLQVIQEFDPAGLGARSLQECLLLQLRRKKSETKHMANLLTLEVAIQIIESNFEEFSKKHYDKISKHLDINDEVLKEAMTEILHLNPRPGNSATDGQKSTQQVIPDFILVNNEGTLELSLNSRNAPDLRVSKSYNDMLEHYSKAKLKDKEKKEAVSFVKQKLDSAKWFIDAIQQRQQTLMITMDAILNYQREYFLEGDETKLRPMILKDIAEIVGMDISTVSRVANSKYIQTPFGTKLLKSFFSESLSTDSGEEVSTKEVKKILEECIAAEKKNKPLTDDKLTLILKEHGYNIARRTVAKYREQLNIPVARLRKEL, translated from the coding sequence ATGCTCAAACTAAGTTTACAACAAAAGCTCTTACAAAAACTTTCGCCCCAGCAAATTCAGTTAATGAAGTTGCTGCAGATTCCTACCATTGGACTTGAGCAAAGAATTAAAGAAGAGCTCGAAATAAATCCTGCCTTAGAAGAAGGACCTGATGAATCAACAGATAATGCCGATGCTGACGAGGAATTTGAAACCAATGAAGAAAAGGATGCTGAAAACTCTCGTGAAGATTTTAGTTTAGACGAATACATTGACGACGACGAAATACCAGCCTATAAATTAGCCGTAAAAAACTCCGGAGAAGACGACGACCGTAAGGATATACCTTACTCGGGCGGAAATAGCTTTCAGGAGAATTTACTTTCCCAATTAGGATTAAGAGTACTAGATGACAAAGATTTTTTAATTGCTGAAAACTTAATCGGCAATTTGGATGAAGATGGCTATTTGCGCAGAGAATTGTCATCGATTGTGGATGATTTAGCTTTTTCACAAAACATTATGACAAATGAGGCTGAACTTACAGAAGTGCTGCAAGTAATTCAAGAGTTTGATCCAGCTGGTTTAGGTGCCCGTTCTTTACAAGAATGCCTTTTACTGCAACTAAGACGTAAAAAGAGTGAAACAAAACACATGGCAAATTTGCTCACCTTAGAAGTTGCCATTCAGATAATTGAATCTAATTTTGAAGAGTTTTCGAAGAAACATTACGATAAGATTTCAAAGCATTTGGATATTAACGATGAGGTGCTTAAGGAAGCAATGACCGAAATTCTTCACTTGAATCCCAGACCCGGAAATTCAGCCACAGATGGACAAAAAAGCACCCAGCAGGTTATTCCTGATTTTATATTGGTTAACAATGAAGGTACACTTGAATTGAGTTTAAACTCTCGAAATGCGCCCGATTTAAGAGTGAGCAAGAGTTATAACGATATGCTGGAGCATTATTCAAAAGCCAAATTAAAAGACAAAGAAAAAAAAGAAGCTGTATCCTTTGTTAAGCAAAAATTGGATTCTGCAAAATGGTTTATAGATGCCATTCAACAAAGGCAACAAACCCTTATGATTACAATGGATGCTATACTCAATTACCAAAGGGAGTATTTTTTGGAAGGAGATGAAACAAAGCTTAGGCCAATGATTTTAAAAGATATTGCCGAAATTGTTGGGATGGACATCTCCACAGTATCGCGGGTTGCCAATAGTAAATACATTCAAACACCTTTTGGAACTAAATTATTGAAATCCTTTTTCTCGGAATCGCTTTCAACAGATTCGGGAGAGGAAGTATCGACGAAGGAAGTGAAAAAAATACTGGAAGAATGCATTGCAGCCGAAAAGAAAAACAAACCGCTTACCGACGACAAACTTACCCTCATCTTAAAAGAACACGGTTACAACATTGCTCGCCGAACCGTTGCTAAATACCGCGAACAATTAAATATTCCGGTGGCTCGATTGCGCAAAGAACTCTAA
- a CDS encoding BrxA/BrxB family bacilliredoxin codes for MYPEQLVKPMKAELNAVGFEDLTTPQAVDAAIENSKGTVLVVVNSVCGCAAGAARPGIRMAVENTKRPDKLTAVFAGFDTDAVAQARKHMAPYPPSSPSIALYKDGKLVHFIERHHIEGRSAQMIADNLKMAFDEYC; via the coding sequence ATGTATCCCGAACAATTAGTAAAACCGATGAAGGCAGAATTAAATGCTGTTGGTTTCGAAGATTTAACAACACCACAAGCTGTAGATGCGGCTATCGAAAACAGCAAAGGAACTGTGCTCGTAGTGGTAAATTCAGTATGTGGATGTGCCGCTGGAGCTGCACGACCGGGTATTAGAATGGCGGTTGAGAACACCAAACGACCAGATAAATTAACTGCAGTTTTTGCAGGATTTGATACCGATGCTGTGGCTCAGGCGCGCAAACACATGGCTCCCTATCCTCCCTCCTCTCCTTCTATCGCTTTATATAAGGATGGAAAACTGGTGCATTTTATAGAGCGTCACCATATTGAAGGGCGTAGTGCACAAATGATAGCAGATAATTTAAAAATGGCCTTCGACGAATATTGTTAA
- a CDS encoding SET domain-containing protein produces MIHPDTELRFISKKIGYGVVATKLIPKGTITWAMDKLDRVFDEKDIQRFGEDYQKILDTYCYRDSQGKFILCWDIARFVNHSFNSSCITTAYDFELAVRDIQPGEQLTDDYGYLNISEPFVCEKEEGSLRTRVMPDDLLHFHTEWDSKLKEAFQKYNQVEQPLMKFLSPELIAKTNLIGAGKMEMDSILNCYFHGNGVVK; encoded by the coding sequence ATGATTCATCCCGATACTGAACTCCGCTTTATCAGTAAAAAAATCGGATATGGTGTGGTAGCTACAAAGCTCATTCCCAAAGGCACTATCACCTGGGCCATGGATAAATTAGACCGCGTTTTTGATGAAAAAGATATTCAACGTTTCGGGGAAGACTATCAAAAAATTTTAGACACCTATTGTTACCGGGATAGCCAAGGAAAATTTATTTTGTGCTGGGACATTGCGCGTTTCGTGAACCATAGTTTCAATTCCAGCTGCATCACTACCGCCTATGATTTTGAGTTAGCAGTGCGCGACATACAACCCGGCGAACAATTAACGGATGATTATGGCTACCTCAACATTAGTGAGCCATTTGTTTGTGAAAAAGAAGAAGGAAGCTTGCGCACACGTGTTATGCCGGATGATTTATTGCATTTTCATACTGAATGGGATAGTAAACTAAAGGAAGCTTTTCAAAAATACAATCAAGTAGAGCAACCATTGATGAAATTTTTAAGTCCTGAACTAATAGCTAAAACGAACTTAATTGGTGCTGGAAAAATGGAAATGGATTCGATTTTAAATTGTTATTTCCACGGAAATGGGGTTGTGAAATAA